GGTCCAAAATTCGGTCACCCACATAAGGGCCACGATCATTGACGCGGACTTCAACACTTTCGCCATTGTCCTTGCGAACCACCTTCAGCTTGGTACCAAACGGTAGCGTCTTATGGGCACAGGTATAATCATCCTGGTCAAAAATTTCACCACTGGCGGTCTGCTTACCATCGAAACCGGGGCCATAGTAGCTAGCCTCGCCTTCAATTTTAGTCCCGATTTCAGCTTTTTCACCCGAAGCATAATGTTTGCCCGGAAATCGCACATACCCCTTACGCGAGGCAATCTTTGCGTTTGCAGCGGCACATCCAGACAACAGCATGGCGGCAGACAACACCGCAACAACGGCAAGTTTTCCCTTACTCAAAATCATACATGCTGTTGTAGGTGTTTTCAAGGATTTCATCTTCCTTGCTCTTGACTTCAGCCTGTTTTTCTTCGGGAGCCTTGTTCAACGCTTCATAGTACTGCGCCGACTGTTTGTTGATATGTTCCTCGCTGGACTTCACTCGTTTTCTCAAGCGTTCCAGATCCTTATCCGACATCGTCAAGCGGGAATTCATCATTTTTGCCGCCTGTTTTCCCCACGGAGTCTGACCATACTGGTCACGGAGTTGCTTGTAGGTAGCAAAGGCGCTGTCAACACGTTCAGGATTCATCTGGAAATAGATTGCCTTCATGT
The window above is part of the Fibrobacter sp. UWH4 genome. Proteins encoded here:
- a CDS encoding septal ring lytic transglycosylase RlpA family protein; translation: MILSKGKLAVVAVLSAAMLLSGCAAANAKIASRKGYVRFPGKHYASGEKAEIGTKIEGEASYYGPGFDGKQTASGEIFDQDDYTCAHKTLPFGTKLKVVRKDNGESVEVRVNDRGPYVGDRILDLSVAAGKKIGLDKVGHATVTATVIE